Proteins from one Pongo abelii isolate AG06213 chromosome 7, NHGRI_mPonAbe1-v2.0_pri, whole genome shotgun sequence genomic window:
- the LOC103891257 gene encoding uncharacterized protein LOC103891257 has protein sequence MRVGNSRPPVPALRAWSPGPSSPCATPPPPPPVNGDPGHGLELGIRDLSAAPVLYRLKIKRSAVNLSFVWMNSASPGCGGFGSWKYSPKRRRFSRPPGLEAGGSSGDAKARTLRRGRAWGAADRDPVPEPGGARQSALSGGISSTAGELTVLGELIVLAVGK, from the coding sequence ATGCGCGTCGGAAACTCGCGGCCCCCCGTCCCGGCCCTGCGCGCTTGGAGCCCGGGTCCTTCCAGCCCCTGCgcgacgccgccgccgccgccgccggtgAATGGCGATCCCGGCCACGGCTTGGAATTGGGAATTCGTGACTTATCGGCGGCGCCGGTGTTGTATCGATTAAAGATAAAGCGATCAGCAGTGAATTTATCCTTCGTGTGGATGAACTCGGCCAGCCCGGGCTGTGGGGGGTTTGGGAGCTGGAAATATTCTCCAAAGCGCCGCCGCTTCTCCCGTCCTCCCGGACTCGAGGCTGGAGGCAGCTCCGGCGACGCGAAGGCGAGGACCCTCCGGCGAGGTCGGGCCTGGGGCGCCGCGGACAGAGACCCGGTCCCAGAGCCTGGCGGAGCCCGGCAATCCGCTCTGTCAGGAGGAATCTCATCAACAGCCGGTGAATTAACTGTGCTTGGTGAATTAATTGTGCTTGCAGTTGGGAAATAA